Proteins found in one Magnolia sinica isolate HGM2019 chromosome 5, MsV1, whole genome shotgun sequence genomic segment:
- the LOC131245506 gene encoding probable bifunctional methylthioribulose-1-phosphate dehydratase/enolase-phosphatase E1, whose translation MAAAAAAANGVSFVSSNAYLESGQVKETRALISNLCRQFYTLGWISGTGGSITAKVHEDSIPKSQQLIVMSPSGVTKERMAAEDVYVLSSSGTVLSSPSRRPYPRKPPKCTDRTPLFMKAYQMRDAGAVIHSHGRESSLITMIHPSSKQFRAAGYRYLFDAAIKLHQLGLDWSCPSDGPVHNVKGMWGGGRNINGAVKAVLTDNDVVEPSRKCILLDIEGTTTPISFVTDVLFPYARDNVRNHLIATYNSEETRDDIKLLRAQVEDDLEQGVVGSVPIPPADGGKEAVIASLVANVEAMIKADRKIPALKQLQGHIWRTGFQNKELQGVFFEDVPEALEKWHAMGIKVYIYSSGSREAQRLIFGNTVYGDLRKYLCGFFDTMIGNKKETRSYFEISQSVGVDRPSEILFLTDVVQEAVAAKSAGLEVMISIRPGNGPLPENHGFKTIKSFSEI comes from the exons atggcagcagcagcagcagctgcaaaCGGTGTATCTTTCGTCTCTTCGAATGCATACCTGGAGAGTGGGCAAGTGAAAGAGACAAGGGCTTTGATTTCCAATCTCTGCCGTCAGTTCTACACGCTGGGGTGGATTTCAGGGACAGGAGGCAGCATCACTGCTAAAGTCCACGAGGATTCAATTCCGAAATCCCAACAGCTCATTGTCATGTCTCCGTCTG GGGTGACAAAGGAGAGGATGGCTGCCGAGGACGTGTATGTGTTGTCATCGAGCGGGACGGTTCTGTCCTCTCCATCTCGCAGGCCTTATCCTCGCAAACCTCCCAAGTGTACCGACCGTACACCGCTCTTCATGAA GGCTTATCAGATGCGTGATGCTGGGGCTGTTATTCACAGTCATGGAAGGGAGTCTTCTCTCATAACAATGATTCATCCATCCTCAAAACAGTTTCGA GCGGCAGGCTATCGTTATCTCTTTGATGCTGCTATCAAGCTCCACCAGTTGGGTTTGGACTGGTCTTGTCCAAGTGATGGTCCAGTTCATAATGTCAAAGGTATGTGGGGTGGTGGTCGAAATATAAATGGAGCTGTGAAAGCGGTTCTGACTGATAACGATGTGGTTGAACCATCGAGA AAATGTATACTTCTCGACATTGAAGGCACAACAACTCCAATATCATTTGTTACTGATGTTCTTTTCCCCTATGCGCGTGATAATGTGCGTAACCATTTAATTGCCACATACAACAGTGAAGAAACACGagatgatatcaagttgttacgTGCCCAA GTAGAGGATGATTTGGAACAAGGTGTTGTTGGTTCTGTGCCCATCCCACCTGCTGATGGTGGCAAAGAGGCGGTGATTGCATCCTTGGTAGCTAATGTAGAAGCAATGATAAAGGCTGACAGGAAAATTCCTGCTCTAAAACAACTGCAG GGCCATATATGGAGAACAGGGTTTCAAAATAAGGAATTGCAGGGAGTATTTTTTGAGGATGTACCAGAAGCTCTTGAGAAGTGGCATGCAATGGGCATCAAG GTGTATATATATTCTAGTGGTAGTAGGGAGGCTCAAAGGCTAATCTTCGGAAATACGGTGTATGGGGATTTGAGAAAATATTTGTGTGGATTCTTTGATACCATGATAGG aaacaaaaaagaaacccGCAGTTATTTTGAGATCTCGCAGTCTGTGGGAGTAGATAGGCCGTCGGAGATCTTATTTCTGACAGATGTCGTTCAAGAAGCTGTGGCTGCAAAGTCAGCAG GTTTGGAAGTTATGATCTCCATCCGTCCAGGAAATGGACCTCTtccagaaaaccatggatttaaaaccattaaatccttctcagAAATCTGA
- the LOC131245507 gene encoding VQ motif-containing protein 4-like, which produces MENPSKPQDKDNSSIIQTSPNSSSSSSNGIPLTPKTITRAENNSYPTTFIQADTSSFKQVVQMLTGSSETTKQASKTVDPSKTSIPPIKTGPKKPAFKLYERRSSLKNFKISPLMPGFHVNCNNGFSPRKPEILSPSMLDFPSLVLSPVTPLIPDPFNRPMVMIDSSGVSAEEKAIAEKGFYLHPSPISTPRESEPQLLPLFPLTSPRASSNSS; this is translated from the coding sequence ATGGAAAATCCCTCAAAACCTCAAGACAAAGACAACTCATCTATCATTCAAACCTCTCcaaatagcagcagcagcagtagcaatgGGATACCTCTCACCCCAAAAACCATCACAAGAGCTGAAAACAATTCATACCCAACAACCTTCATCCAAGCAGACACCTCCTCCTTCAAGCAAGTAGTCCAGATGCTCACAGGCTCCTCTGAGACAACCAAGCAAGCATCCAAGACCGTTGATCCATCGAAAACATCGATACCGCCCATCAAGACGGGCCCAAAGAAACCGGCTTTCAAGCTCTATGAGAGGAGAAGCAGCCTTAAGAACTTCAAGATCAGCCCACTCATGCCTGGATTCCACGTCAATTGTAACAACGGGTTCTCACCAAGGAAACCTGAGATCCTCTCCCCAAGCATGCTTGATTTTCCCTCCCTTGTTCTCAGCCCTGTTACGCCGTTGATCCCCGATCCATTTAATAGGCCGATGGTGATGATTGATTCCAGTGGGGTTTCAGCTGAGGAGAAAGCGATCGCCGAGAAAGGATTTTACTTGCACCCGTCACCGATCTCAACCCCACGAGAGTCTGAGCCTCAGCTGTTGCCGCTCTTTCCGTTGACATCTCCTCGGGCGTCGTCGAATTCTTCTTGA